A stretch of the Acyrthosiphon pisum isolate AL4f chromosome A2, pea_aphid_22Mar2018_4r6ur, whole genome shotgun sequence genome encodes the following:
- the LOC100574035 gene encoding putative uncharacterized protein DDB_G0282499 translates to MQIEQLPNNSFTMKLFAAVVIGFVALAGSQAHSTHHHHDTQTEIGHNTQEYTNDRYVQYNSNNGANQYQQLNEELNQQRNINQESSNERFLNNQNQQNNQDLNEFSESNWNIQAPSRSMKKNSQNQAIKTNSHEVFQSENQWSKSQTSRNFNQQSQEEVNQQTSNNKNRASQNYGSSDSSQEDYVKDHHNNDLSNEIGLQVAQKMVRFFTIMDKYTASNGTIQTNQAHESFALRQHAMPMHHQQYLNINESNVYGLNHGVIKSMYLNTERNCVDLEYFFQSLWVKAKFNANEGLKKSFNLNLFNTEMDVSTELENPNRNYAHSRNGNTQLVFKNIEDSSDNQLIKEIIENNYVKLLNSEIESEMIRNSYNDLVGCLRSEIESTFEMPLNKKLSLDIENKKTQLSVSFVKSHSWNDDQSSYQFKKQKTVQYVAFRQNQSGNGYKLKVKVLLAKQPTWESDIVAQKLNQKININNVKFTAKNIVASAVMKRVPLDNGAYKFNVEEANIKLEGLRYDIGKFDLPKNTNEKLAREIGQNLQKIMENGMSAALRQQLYQQQQICKQRPMDCNSCSRNQFNQQ, encoded by the exons ATGCAAATTGAACAGCTACCAAACAATTCTTTTACCATGAAGCTGTTCGCCGCTGTCGTGATTGGATTTGTAGCCTTAGCTGGCTCACAAGCCC ATTCGACTCATCATCATCATGATACACAAACTGAAATTGGACATAACACTCAAGAATATACAAATGATCGTTACGTCCAGTACAATAGCAACAATGGTGCAAATCAATACCAACAACTCAACGAAGAATTGAACCAACAGCGCAACATCAACCAGGAAAGCTCTAATGAGAGGTTTTTGAACAATCAAAACCAACAAAACAACCAAGACTTGAATGAGTTCAGCGAGTCTAACTGGAATATCCAAGCTCCTAGTCGTTCGATGAAGAAGAACAGTCAAAACCAAGCAATTAAAACCAACAGCCACGAGGTATTCCAAAGCGAGAATCAGTGGAGTAAATCCCAAACTTCCAGAAACTTCAACCAACAAAGCCAAGAGGAAGTTAACCAACAAACGTCCAACAACAAAAATCGTGCAAGTCAAAACTATGGATCATCAGACTCTTCCCAAGAAGATTACGTTAAGGACCaccataataatgatttgtcCAACGAAATTGGACTTCAGGTTGCACAGAAAATGGTTAGATTCTTTACCATCATGGATAAATATACTGCAAGTAACGGAACCATCCAAACCAACCAAGCTCATGAATCATTCGCCTTAAGACAACACGCTATGCCAATGCATCATCAACAGTACCTTAATATCAACGAGAGCAATGTATACGGTCTCAACCACGGTGTCATCAAGTCCATGTATTTAAACACAGAGAGGAATTGC gtTGATTTGGAATACTTCTTTCAAAGTTTGTGGGTGAAGGCTAAATTCAACGCCAACGAAGGACTTAAAAAATCtttcaatttgaatttgttCAACACCGAAATGGACGTGTCCACCGAATTAGAAAACCCCAACCGCAACTACGCCCATTCCCGCAATGGAAATACCCAACTTGTGTTCAAAAACATCGAAGATTCTTCTGATAACCAATTGATCAaggaaataattgaaaacaattacgTTAAACTATTAAACTCAGAAATTGAAAGTGAAATGATCCGCAACTCTTACAACGATTTGGTCGGATGTTTAAGATCTGAAATCGAATCTACCTTTGAAATGCCATTGAACAAAAAACTCAGTTTAGACATTGAAAACAAGAAAACTCAACTCTCCGTTTCTTTTGTAAAATCTCACTCATGGAACGACGATCAATCCAGCTATCAATTCAAAAAACAGAAGACAGTCCAGTACGTCGCTTTCCGTCAAAACCAATCTGGAAACGGTTACAAATTGAAAGTCAAGGTTTTGTTGGCTAAACAGCCCACTTGGGAATCCGATATTGTTGCTCAAAAATTAAACCAAAAGATCAACATAAACAACGTAAAATTCACCGCTAAAAACATTGTTGCTAGTGCCGTCATGAAACGCGTACCACTGGATAACGGTGCTTACAAATTCAACGTCGAGGAAGCCAACATTAAATTGGAAGGTCTCAGATACGATATTGGAAAATTCGATCTACCAAAAAACACTAACGAAAAATTAGCAAGGGAGATTGGACAAAATCTACAGAAAATCATGGAGAACGGCATGAGCGCTGCTCTGCGACAACAGTTGTACCAACAACAACAAATCTGCAAACAACGCCCAATGGACTGCAACAGCTGCAGCCGAAACCAATTCAACCAACAATAA